CAAATCAAGACACTACAAAAACGGTTACACCAACTGCAGCCACTTCTACAGCATACCCTGAGACAACAGCTACAGGTGCAGATACAGCAAACACTGTGTCTACACAGCCACAATCTGCAACAACTACACAAGGCAACTCTGGCCTAACTACAGCTGCTGACACAAGCAAAAGTACCGCCCAAAATCTGGGGAACATTGTTGGTACCAGTACTAAAACAATACAGCCTGGACAATCATCAACAGTTACTCCCATTGACAACAATGGGATTGTAACTACTGAAGGCCAATCCCAGGAAGGTCCCGCAGAGAGTTCAACCCAACTAGGGTAAGTTACAACTAACATGTTGCATATCTTCTGTAAACTAAAGAAATTACAGCAGAGTCAACTGATTTTAGAGAACAACGTAGTCTACTTTTAGGACATGTTTTTCACATCCCGGAGCAAATCTAAATTGTAGATGATTCCTTCAATTCCCAGCTATCTGCCAATAAAACACACCAGATATTGTAAAATACCAAGCCTTGGAAGTCCTAGTCCTACAGCACATAATGAACTTCAACATACTTTATTCTGTGAAGTGCACCAAAGCTATATCAGATCTGGTACTTCTGGTAAAAATAGCTCTCGATCTAAGCAttttgtttaaaagattttgTGGTTACATTCTGTGCTACAGGCTTGCAGAATACCTGGGCATGGCAGGAGCCTTTGCTGCCCTGTTTGCCCTGACAGTGGGGGTGACCGTGTACGTCTCCAAAGCCAAGGCCCGTGCCAGATCTGTCACACCGGAGAGAGCCAGCTACGGCAGACCAAAGGCAAGAGTGGCGTGGCAGAATGAGATTCTGATGTAGACACAGTTAGATTGCACAAAAGCATGGAGCATGGACTGTCAAATATTAGTAGAAAGATTAGTAAGGATTCCTAGATAGTTAGATGGTAGTGACTGCTGATAGCTTCTCTTACAGGTCGTGAGATAGCCTCTGTTGAAGATACAATATTTACCTAGAGTCTAGGTCTGTCATAGACAGTCATACAAAAGAGTGGCAGTAGTTATCATAGAGTAGACCTATTATACGTACACATGTACCATACTTCAACATTTGGTGAGGATTGGGAACTGATTCAGTCCTGTTCCCTGCCAATTTTTTCCTGTAAATACACAACTGTCATACTTCTATTGTTTGGGTTCTTGAGAGGAGAAAAAGTGTACACTGTACCTTAActattacattgtacaagtagcAAAATTTATTAGATAAATACATACTATGTGATTGTGATTTCCCTCAAGGTAtacaataattgtacatgtatgaaaaatatACTGTGTACATATTGAGAGATTCTAGCTCAAAGACATTAACAGAAATTTATATTTGTCCTAAAATGTTGCTGTGATTTAGACTGCACCAAGTGAAAAAGGATCTAATAATCAGCACACTAACATTTATCTAAGAGCACCTCTAACAGTACAAGCTCTTCAGTTTTACTACCACAAgccacaatcatcatcatcctcatctgATTCAGCACATTCTACTAGTATCTCTACTATGATCACTATCAGAAGCACACCATGTCAAAAACTATGCAACCTTGTAAGTTATCAGTATTTCAGCAGGATTACAACAAACCTTTCATGATCAGCACAAGAATCATCATCTTTATCAGCACCATCATCTCACTGTCATCTCACAATCACAATTGACTCCAATCTCATCAAGACCACCCTCCATATGCATAAACCATAGAC
This genomic stretch from Branchiostoma floridae strain S238N-H82 chromosome 13, Bfl_VNyyK, whole genome shotgun sequence harbors:
- the LOC118429472 gene encoding mucin-21-like, encoding MTTQPDTTPALTTNQDITTAVTTNQDTTKTVTPTAATSTAYPETTATGADTANTVSTQPQSATTTQGNSGLTTAADTSKSTAQNLGNIVGTSTKTIQPGQSSTVTPIDNNGIVTTEGQSQEGPAESSTQLGLAEYLGMAGAFAALFALTVGVTVYVSKAKARARSVTPERASYGRPKARVAWQNEILM